One genomic region from Ovis canadensis isolate MfBH-ARS-UI-01 breed Bighorn chromosome 24, ARS-UI_OviCan_v2, whole genome shotgun sequence encodes:
- the GP2 gene encoding pancreatic secretory granule membrane major glycoprotein GP2: MSQLLERMTSVLWLALASYILTLSSTEQQGYRNSTNSGSYEEDLDCGAPGTPEAQLCFDPCQNYTLLNEPFRSTENTEDVQGCDSDKYGWYRFVGDGGVRMPEDCVPTFRCQTSAPLWLNGTHPGLGEGIVNRTACAHWSGNCCLWKTEVLVKACPGSYHVYRLEGTPQCSLRYCTDPATSEHKCDRTCRPEEECRLVSGTWGCFCRQDLNVSDVHSLQPQLDCGDKEIKVSLDKCLLGSLGFGDEVHAYLQDGNWNCSSLGQSEENWISVTDPTQAGACGNILERNQTHAIYKNTLSLVNDFIIRDTILSISFQCAYPLDMKVSLQTALQPIVSSLNISMEGEGEFTVRMALFQDKDYRSPYEGTAVTLSVESMLYVGAILERGDTSRFNLVLKNCYATPTEDKTDPVKYFIIRNSCPNQRDSTISVEENGVSAESRFSVQMFMFAGNYDLVFLHCEVSLCDFIKEECQPSCSRSQLRSEGVAIDPARVLDLGPITRKGAQPLGVMSGTPNTAGFLVAWPMVLLPVLLAGLF; the protein is encoded by the exons ATGTCTCAGCTCCTGGAAAGGATGACTTCTGTCCTGTGGCTGGCCCTGGCCTCCTACATTCTGACCCTGTCATCTACAGAGCAGCAAG GTTACAGAAACTCCACCAACAGCGGTTCCTATGAAGAGGACTTGGATTGCGGAGCCCCTGGCACCCCAGAGGCCCAGCTCTGTTTTGACCCCTGCCAGAATTACACCCTCCTGAATGAACCCTTTCGAAGCACAGAGAACACAGAGGATGTCCAGGGCTGTGACAGCGACAAATACGGCTGGTACCGATTTGTGGGGGACGGAGGAGTGAGGATGCCGGAGGACTGTGTCCCCACGTTCCGATGCCAGACGTCTGCACCCCTGTGGCTGAATGGCACCCATCCCGGCCTTGGGGAGGGCATCGTCAACCGCACCGCCTGTGCCCACTGGAGTGGCAACTGCTGCCTCTGGAAGACAGAGGTGCTGGTGAAGGCCTGCCCGGGCTCATACCACGTGTACCGGTTGGAGGGCACCCCTCAGTGTAGTCTGAGATACTGCACAG ACCCTGCCACCTCGGAGCACAAGTGTGACAGGACCTGCCGCCCTGAGGAGGAGTGTCGCCTCGTCAGTGGCACCTGGGGCTGCTTCTGCAGACAGGACCTCAACGTCTCCG ATGTACACAGTTTGCAGCCTCAGCTGGACTGTGGGGACAAGGAGATCAAAGTGTCACTGGACAAGTGTCTGCTGGGAAGCCTGGGTTTTGGAGATGAGGTCCACGCCTACCTGCAGGACGGGAACTGGAACTGCAGCAGCCTCGGGCAGAGTGAAGAGAACTGGATATCTGTGACCGATCCCACCCAGGCTGGTGCCTGCGGAAACATTCTGGAG AGAAACCAGACCCATGCCATCTACAAAAACACCCTCTCCTTAGTCAACGATTTCATCATCAGAGACACCATCCTCAGCATCAGCTTCCAGTGTGCCTACCCACTGGACATGAAAGTAAGCCTTCAAACGGCCCTGCAGCCCATTGTAAG TTCCCTGAACATCAGTATGGAAGGGGAGGGCGAGTTCACTGTCAGGATGGCCCTCTTTCAAGACAAGGACTACAGGTCTCCTTATGAAGGGACTGCAGTCACGCTGTCTGTTGAATCCATGCTCTATGTGGGCGCCATCTTGGAGAGAGGGGACACGTCCCGATTTAACCTGGTGTTGAAGAACTGCTATGCCACACCCACTGAAGACAAGACTGACCCTGTGAAATACTTCATCATCAGGAACAG CTGCCCAAATCAACGTGATTCCACTATCTCCGTGGAAGAGAATGGGGTGTCAGCAGAAAGCCGGTTCTCAGTTCAGATGTTCATGTTTGCTGGAAATTATGACCTAGTTTTCCTGCATTGTGAGGTTTCTCTCTGTGATTTCATTAAAGAAGAGTGCCAACCG TCTTGCTCAAGAAGTCAACTCCGCAGTGAAGGAGTGGCTATCGACCCAGCCCGAGTTCTAGACCTGGGACCCATCACTCGCAAAG GTGCCCAGCCTCTTGGTGTCATGAGTGGAACACCCAACACTGCAG GATTCCTGGTGGCCTGGCCCATGGTTCTCCTGCCTGTCCTCCTGGCTGGGCTGTTCTGA